A genomic stretch from Malus domestica chromosome 15, GDT2T_hap1 includes:
- the LOC103450410 gene encoding 1-acylglycerol-3-phosphate O-acyltransferase encodes MNLRRISSRMAGEISRSAEQRTSPAAVAAAYESDAVAAAVNPKSKSFWPSVLRWIPTSTDKIIAAEKRLLSLVKTPYVQELVNIGSGPPGSKVRWFRSESNEERQINTVSFDSKENSPTIVMIHGYGASQGFFFRNFDALASRFRVLAIDQLGWGGSSRPDFTCKSTEETEAWFIDSFEEWRKAKNLSNFILLGHSVGGYVASKYALKHPEHVKHLILVGPVGFSLESDASYERINQFKATWKGAIFNYLWESNFTPQKLVRGLGPLGPNLVRRYTTARFGSYSTGTALTEEESRLLTDYVYHTLAAKASGELCLKYILSFGAFARSPLIQSASEWKVPTTFIYGYQDWMNYQGAQEAGKKMKVPCEIIRIPDAGHFVFIDQPERFHSAVFYACRRFLSQDPEVESFPQGLTSA; translated from the exons ATGAACCTGCGTAGAATTTCGTCGAGAATGGCCGGCGAAATTAGCAGGTCCGCCGAGCAACGAACCTCCCCTGCCGCCGTTGCTGCAGCCTACGAATCCGATGCTGTTGCTGCTGCGGTTAATCCCAAGTCCAAATCGTTTTGGCCCTCTGTCCTCCGTTGGATCCCTACTTCCACCGATAAGATCATCGCCGCCGAGAAGCGCCTGCTCTCTCTTGTCAA GACTCCTTATGTTCAAGAACTGGTGAATATAGGATCTGGACCACCGGGCTCTAAAGTCAGGTGGTTTCGATCCGAAAGCAATGAAGAAAGGCAAATCAACACGGTTTCATTTGACAGCAAAGAGAATTCTCCTACTATTGTTATGATTCACGGATACGGTGCTTCTCAAGGTTTCTTCTTTAGAAATTTCGATGCCCTTGCCAGTCGGTTCAGGGTCCTTGCCATTGATCAACTAGG TTGGGGCGGATCAAGCAGGCCTGATTTTACATGTAAAAGCACTGAAG AAACTGAGGCATGGTTCATCGATTCCTTTGAGGAATGGCGAAAAGCCAAAAACCTCAGCAACTTTATATTACTTGGGCATTCAGTTGGTGGGTATGTTGCATCAAAGTACGCTCTGAAG CATCCAGAGCACGTTAAGCATTTGATTTTAGTGGGGCCTGTCGGGTTTTCATTGGAGTCGGATGCATCGTATGAGAGGATTAACCAATTCAAAGCAACATGGAAAGGAGCAATTTTCAACTATTTGTGGGAGTCTAATTTTACTCCACAGAAGTTAGTCAG AGGACTGGGGCCTTTGGGTCCAAATCTCGTTCGGAGATACACTACTGCCAGATTTGGTTCTTATTCAACAGGGACCGCACTAACTGAAGAGGAATCCCGACTTCTAACAG ATTATGTGTACCATACTTTAGCAGCCAAAGCTAGTGGGGAGCTGTGCTTAAAGTACATATTATCTTTCGGAGCATTTGCTAGGAGTCCCCTTATACAGAG TGCATCGGAGTGGAAAGTGCCGACTACTTTTATTTACGGATATCAAGACTGGATGAACTACCAAGGGGCTCAAGAAGCTGGCAAAAAAATGAAGGTCCCATGTGAGATCATTAGGATTCCGGAT GCTGGGCACTTTGTATTCATAGACCAACCCGAACGATTCCATTCAGCTGTTTTTTACGCTTGCCGGAGATTTCTTTCGCAGGACCCTGAGGTTGAATCCTTTCCCCAAGGTTTGACATCTGCCTGA
- the LOC103450409 gene encoding probable LRR receptor-like serine/threonine-protein kinase At4g36180 — protein sequence MATATYFFLFLITIVIPTIYFPATLTAAQRPSPETSLSEIQALTAFKRNLHDPLGALDGWDSSTPSAPCDWRGVVCYSNRVQELRLPRLHLGGRITDHLASLRDLRKLSLYSNNFNGSIPPSLSQCALLRAMYLHGNSLTGTLPPAILNLTNLQILNVAHNFLSGKISGDIPVSLWYLDLSSNTFSGEIPANLSAESSLQLINLSFNRFSGGVPATIGGLKNLEYLWLDSNQLHGTLPSAISNCSSLVHLSADDNELRGLIPTTIGAMPKLQVLSLSRNNLSGAVPASLLCSTANNDSSLRIVELGFNALTSMAQPPDISKCSSAMGVLDLKSNRISGPFPSWLTNVTTIMRILDLSGNMFSGQLPAKIGNLLQLEEFRVANNSLSGEIPGEIVKCSLLQVLDVEGNRFLGQVPSFLGGMRSLKVLSLGGNLFSGAIPSNLGALSKLESLDLSNNNLTGKVPDELTMQLSNLTSLNLSNNKFSGEIINVGELKSLQVLNLSNCEFSGSVPASIGGLMKLETLDLSKQKLSGELPIQIFGLPNLQVVAVQENHLSGDVPQGFSSLISLIYLNLSSNAFTGDIPTTYGFLNSLLVLSLSGNRISGTIPQELGDCLNLQVLELRSNQLEGKIPGDISHLSNLKELNVGQNKLTGKIPEEISKCSSLTSLLLDANQLSGHIPNSLPKLLNLTALDLSSNNLSGTIPESLSLLVPNLKYLNLSYNNLAGEIPKPLGSQFNDPSVFARNGDLCGKPLDRECADVRRRKRNRLTLLIAVAVGGAFLLALCCCGYIYSLLRWRKKLRETVIGVQKKRTSPRTSSGDKSSRGSGANGGPKLVMFNSKITYAEALEATRQFDEENVLSRGRYGLVFKAMFQDGMVLAIRRLTDGFLDEGGFRKEAEDLGKVKHRNLTVLRGYYAGAPDVRLLVYDYMPNGNLGALLQEASHQDGHVLNWPMRHLIALGIARGLAYLHSASMVHGDVKPQNVLFDADFEAHLSEFGLDRLTIATPAKASSSSTAIGSLGYVSPEAALTGQATKEADVYSFGIVLLEILTGRNPVTFTQDEDIVKWVKKQLQRGQVSELLEPGLLELDPESSDWEEFLLGVKVGLLCTAPDPLDRPSIADIVFMLEGCRVGPDIPSSADPTSLPSPA from the coding sequence ATGGCGACGGCCACTTACTTCTTCCTTTTCCTCATAACAATTGTTATTCCTACAATTTATTTTCCCGCCACCTTAACGGCGGCTCAACGGCCGAGTCCAGAAACGTCACTCTCCGAGATCCAAGCGTTAACGGCGTTTAAGCGTAACCTCCACGACCCTCTTGGCGCTCTCGACGGCTGGGATTCGTCCACGCCGTCAGCCCCGTGCGACTGGCGCGGCGTCGTCTGTTACAGCAACCGAGTTCAGGAACTCCGCCTGCCTCGTCTCCACCTCGGCGGAAGAATCACTGACCACCTCGCCAGCCTCCGCGACCTCCGCAAGCTCAGCCTCTACAGCAACAACTTCAACGGCTCTATACCTCCCTCTCTCTCGCAATGCGCTCTGTTACGGGCCATGTACCTGCATGGCAACTCGCTCACCGGGACTCTTCCGCCGGCGATTTTGAACCTCACCAACCTCCAAATCCTTAATGTCGCCCATAATTTCCTCTCCGGAAAAATATCCGGCGACATTCCGGTGAGCCTCTGGTACCTTGACCTCTCCTCGAACACATTCTCCGGTGAAATTCCGGCGAACTTATCTGCCGAATCAAGCCTCCAGCTGATCAATCTCTCGTTCAATCGGTTCTCCGGCGGGGTTCCGGCGACCATCGGAGGTCTCAAGAATCTTGAGTATCTGTGGCTGGACTCGAACCAGCTGCACGGTACTCTGCCGTCggcgatttccaattgctcgtCGCTAGTGCATTTGAGCGCGGACGACAACGAGCTGAGAGGTCTGATTCCGACGACGATCGGAGCGATGCCAAAGCTTCAGGTGTTGTCGCTGTCGCGGAACAACCTGTCAGGAGCGGTCCCCGCGTCGTTGTTGTGCAGTACTGCAAACAACGACTCGTCGTTGAGGATTGTGGAGCTCGGATTCAATGCACTCACGAGCATGGCTCAGCCGCCAGATATCTCAAAATGTTCGAGTGCAATGGgggttttggacttaaaatCCAATCGGATAAGTGGCCCCTTCCCATCTTGGTTGACAAACGTGACAACAATTATGAGAATTCTAGATCTTTCTGGAAACATGTTTTCGGGTCAATTGCCGGCGAAGATTGGCAATCTTCTCCAGTTGGAGGAGTTTCGGGTGGCGAATAATTCGCTGAGTGGTGAAATTCCCGGTGAGATTGTGAAATGTAGTTTGTTACAGGTCCTTGATGTTGAAGGAAACAGATTTTTGGGTCAAGTCCCTTCTTTTTTAGGAGGAATGAGGAGCTTGAAGGTGTTGTCTTTGGGTGGGAATTTATTCTCTGGTGCCATTCCGTCAAATTTAGGGGCACTTTCAAAGCTCGAATCTTTGGATTTGAGCAACAATAATCTGACTGGGAAAGTTCCAGATGAGCTCACGATGCAGCTAAGCAACTTGACTAGTTTGAATCTGAGTAATAACAAGTTTTCCGGTGAGATTATTAATGTTGGAGAGCTGAAAAGCTTGCAGGTTTTGAATTTGAGCAATTGTGAGTTTTCTGGAAGTGTTCCTGCAAGCATTGGCGGTTTGATGAAGCTTGAAACACTGGATTTGAGTAAACAGAAGCTTTCTGGGGAGTTGCCGATTCAGATTTTCGGGTTGCCAAATTTACAAGTTGTTGCTGTGCAGGAAAATCACTTATCAGGAGATGTCCCTCAAGGTTTTAGTAGCTTGATTAGTTTGATCTATCTTAACCTATCTTCCAATGCTTTTACTGGTGATATTCCTACCACTTACGGATTTCTCAACTCTTTACTTGTTCTATCTTTGTCTGGAAATCGTATTTCGGGTACAATCCCACAAGAGCTTGGAGATTGTTTGAATCTTCAGGTACTTGAGCTTCGCTCTAATCAATTAGAAGGCAAAATTCCAGGTGATATATCTCACCTGTCCAATTTGAAAGAACTCAATGTAGGTCAGAATAAGCTGACCGGCAAAATCCCAGAGGAGATTTCAAAATGCTCTTCTCTGACTTCTCTGTTGTTAGATGCGAATCAACTTTCAGGTCACATACCAAACTCATTGCCTAAGTTATTGAACCTCACAGCGTTAGATCTTTCTTCTAACAATCTGAGTGGCACCATCCCTGAAAGTCTGTCGCTCCTCGTCCCTAACTTGAAATACCTGAATTTGTCATACAACAACCTTGCTGGAGAGATACCGAAGCCACTCGGTTCTCAGTTCAATGATCCTTCTGTGTTTGCAAGGAATGGAGATTTATGTGGGAAGCCATTGGATAGAGAATGTGCAGATGtgagaaggagaaaaagaaacagGTTGACTTTATTAATTGCGGTGGCTGTGGGTGGAGCTTTCCTGCTGGCATTGTGTTGTTGTGGCTATATTTACAGCCTACTGCGATGGCGGAAAAAGCTCAGAGAAACAGTAATTGGGGTGCAGAAGAAGCGAACTAGCCCTCGAACAAGCTCAGGGGATAAAAGCAGCCGGGGAAGTGGCGCTAATGGAGGGCCAAAACTCGTGATGTTCAATAGCAAGATCACGTATGCAGAGGCATTAGAAGCTACAAGACAATTCGATGAGGAAAATGTGCTTAGCAGAGGAAGATATGGATTGGTATTCAAGGCTATGTTTCAAGATGGAATGGTGCTCGCAATTCGACGTCTTACTGATGGTTTTCTTGATGAAGGTGGCTTCCGCAAAGAAGCTGAAGATCTTGGCAAGGTGAAGCATCGAAACCTGACAGTTCTACGAGGCTATTATGCCGGTGCTCCTGACGTGAGGCTCCTTGTGTACGATTACATGCCGAATGGAAACTTAGGCGCCCTTCTACAAGAGGCATCTCACCAAGACGGGCATGTATTAAATTGGCCAATGCGGCACCTCATAGCACTCGGCATTGCTCGTGGATTAGCCTACCTGCACTCTGCCTCAATGGTACACGGCGATGTAAAGCCTCAAAATGTTCTTTTCGATGCTGATTTCGAAGCCCATTTATCCGAATTTGGTCTAGACCGGCTAACCATAGCCACACCAGCAAAAGCATCCTCGTCTTCAACCGCTATTGGCTCCCTAGGCTATGTGTCCCCCGAAGCTGCATTAACAGggcaagcaacgaaagaagcCGATGTGTATAGTTTTGGGATCGTATTGCTGGAGATATTGACCGGGAGGAATCCGGTGACATTTACTCAAGACGAAGACATTGTGAAGTGGGTGAAGAAGCAACTTCAGAGAGGTCAAGTTTCTGAGCTGCTGGAGCCCGGGCTGCTGGAACTAGACCCGGAATCTTCGGATTGGGAAGAGTTCTTGTTGGGAGTGAAAGTGGGGCTTCTTTGCACGGCTCCTGATCCGCTTGATCGGCCATCCATTGCCGACATTGTGTTCATGCTTGAAGGTTGCAGAGTCGGACCCGACATCCCGTCCTCAGCTGATCCGACCTCTCTGCCTTCACCAGCCTAA